One Pokkaliibacter sp. MBI-7 genomic region harbors:
- a CDS encoding TrwH protein, which yields MKNIIIVSLTAIFLAGCAGAPMPKQPDERNRVPVNKTVPDEIKNGQVPGMSERGVS from the coding sequence ATGAAAAATATCATAATTGTAAGTTTGACGGCTATCTTTCTGGCAGGGTGCGCGGGCGCACCCATGCCGAAGCAGCCGGACGAAAGGAACCGCGTGCCGGTCAACAAGACGGTGCCGGATGAGATCAAAAACGGCCAAGTGCCGGGAATGAGTGAACGAGGCGTCTCATGA
- a CDS encoding type IV secretion system protein produces the protein MAFELFAPLFDKVDTTTATFVSDISSRAIAEATPVVTAAMSLGIVLYGILVIRGAVEMPVMEFIGRAIRIGIITSIALAGGLYQTDIADAITTTPDLLAQALITDATTGDSAASLVDDAAGQGFDAASEAFDKGGFFSSDGIVYGLFGILILVATAIMTAIGGAFILLAKVALALLAGLGPFFILALLFQPTSRFFELWAGQVLNYGLVIVLFASVFGFMMDIFGNYMGDLRFDGTQNVAYALGGATILAAASCLILLQLPSIASGLAGGVGVGMMHEMRQLRRMGGMGKDAAGGAGRMLFSRGEKQQDGSRGKAGGALPAAYRGGKAVAGYFKGRKAA, from the coding sequence GCGACGTTCGTATCCGATATTTCGTCGCGCGCCATTGCGGAAGCTACGCCCGTGGTGACGGCGGCTATGTCTCTTGGCATCGTCCTCTACGGGATTCTCGTTATTCGTGGCGCTGTCGAAATGCCGGTCATGGAGTTCATCGGCCGCGCAATTCGGATAGGGATTATCACGTCTATTGCGTTGGCCGGGGGGTTGTATCAAACCGATATAGCGGATGCGATCACAACTACCCCGGACCTCTTGGCGCAAGCGTTGATAACGGACGCCACGACCGGCGACTCTGCCGCGTCTTTGGTAGACGACGCAGCGGGCCAGGGGTTTGATGCCGCAAGCGAAGCCTTCGACAAAGGCGGGTTCTTCTCGTCTGACGGCATCGTTTACGGTCTGTTCGGTATCCTGATTTTGGTTGCAACCGCGATCATGACGGCCATCGGTGGCGCGTTTATCCTTCTGGCGAAGGTAGCGCTTGCTTTGCTGGCCGGGCTTGGTCCGTTCTTCATTCTTGCGCTCTTGTTCCAGCCTACCTCTCGCTTCTTCGAGCTTTGGGCCGGTCAGGTGCTTAACTACGGCCTGGTGATTGTGCTGTTCGCCTCCGTATTCGGTTTCATGATGGACATTTTCGGCAACTACATGGGCGACCTGCGTTTCGATGGAACGCAGAACGTCGCCTATGCCCTGGGTGGTGCAACCATCCTTGCGGCGGCCTCGTGTCTTATCCTCCTGCAACTCCCCTCGATAGCAAGCGGCCTCGCCGGTGGTGTTGGCGTCGGCATGATGCATGAAATGCGTCAGCTTCGGAGAATGGGCGGGATGGGCAAGGACGCAGCGGGCGGCGCTGGCCGGATGCTCTTTAGCCGAGGCGAGAAACAGCAAGACGGCTCGCGCGGTAAAGCCGGGGGCGCTCTGCCTGCGGCCTATCGAGGCGGCAAGGCCGTTGCGGGCTACTTCAAAGGCAGAAAGGCCGCATAG